GCAGAATGGACAGATAAACAGCACCGGCAATATCTTAACTCTTTAGAAGCTTCATTTGTGAATGAATTGCACCGTTCTATGCGTTCACGTGGTTGGTGTTTACAAAATAACACTGATCAAGCATGTAAACCCAGAACTATACAAAATTCACATGATATGCCCAGACAGGTCAGACATCAATGCAAAAAAGAATCTCAATTATGTGTGTATGTgttaattttgtgtttttttaacCTGCATAATCCAGCCTTATAAGCTTTTGTTGCTTTCAGTCTCTGGCTTTACATGACATCTGCCGGAAGAAGATCAGCTTTGAAAAAATTTCAACTATGCTAGAGAGTACAGCTGATTCTCATGTTCTTGCAGGAAGTCAAAATGGACTTACACCGGTAGATAGAGGATGCAGTTTGAGAGAAACTAATACCTATGACCATGTCTTGCTTTGTGATGATGGAGTTCATGCAGGAAAGTGTTCATCATTCTCCAACAGGGCACAAAGAAGATTGGAGCAGCAATACAGTTGCTGCTCATCCCATCCAGATTTGGTTGCTAGTACAGCAGGTAGTTTGACTACACTTCCATTTCTCTCATGTTGGTTATTCTTTTTGCTCAACAGTGATACCCCTCTATTCCCTTTCATTTGTCACTCTGAAAATTCGAGGATGTACTGAATTTTCAGTGACAAATAAAAGGGAAAAGGAGTAGTTTCTGTCACCCTTCTGTTCTTGCATCTGCACCTTGTAGATGTGGAGATGTCTTTGTGCTAACTCTAAAGAAATGCATATAGTTTACCATTACTTGCATTATTAACTTTTCCTAAGTCTGTGATTTAAAATCTCCTAACATTGGTTTGCTCAAATTTGGAAGTTCTAAAAGGTTTTGGTAACCTTGATTGTTAAACTGTGGTTGAATTGCTATTTTAACATTTCTGAAGCTGAATGGCAGTCAGATTTCAACATGATAAACTTTTGGAATAATAACGTTCTAGTGTGGTGATCGCGGTAATGATTCCCATGTCTAAAATATACTGTCTGATATCAAGTACTTGGAGGAATTGATTGGTTTCATTTATGACTAAACTATGATGCAATCTTTTGGGATATATGTTTGACTGTTTGAGCTGGTTCATAGAGTTTAAGTTCAATGTGGATGATTTGAAAGCAAAGAGCAAGGAATTGTTTATTCCCTACTATGCTATTAAAACCATTAATTTTGGGGAGACTTTTGCACCCTGACACCATAAAAATTCTTGGACTAGAATTTTTTTGGATGGGTACAAGGGTATAAAATTGATGTTCTGTAAAcattttttcattctttttcgGGACTTTTTTTCaatgatttttcttttctaatatttttgtagaggTCACTGATCAAAACTTCAACGGTGAAGTAGCCAGGTCAAGCTGCATGCCTGTGGCGAAAAAAGCGAAGACAGATGCAGCTGAGGCTTCAAGCAATGATCAAGTAGTGATGAGTTTGTTCTCTTTCAGATAAAAATCTTAAATAACCTGAGAGCTTGTTAGCATTTCAGTTTTCCTTTCAAATGCAGGTTGTGCCTTTTGGAATAATTCACACGTTAGACGCTTCAATTGATTCTGATTCAGCCTCGAGAAACAAAGGACGTGAATTGCTATCCAAACTCCCAGAGAGCCTCCATTTCTCGAAGTCAGATCTGCATCACTTTCTAAGGGGTAGTTAAGTACATGGAATTTTGAAGTCTCGGATGTGAATGCTGCTGATACAAACTGACATAATAGACAGTAATGTGAGACTTATAAATCAAATTGTACGTGACTATTCCTATTCTTGAGGTTCCAGTGCCGGTTAGGCTGCCCAAAAGGTGTTTCACATAGCATAGAGTAAGGAAGAAATCTTTGATAGCAATATTCGTAGACAATACATAGTCAAgataataattattttgtatgaTTTATTTGCTAGATGATATATTGGATGATTAACCAACTATTTAGGTAGACCAATAATTGTTAACTCCTTTTGCTGGCTTTACTCAAGTTTGCTTATAGATGCTGATTGTACTTATAAAATAGTTGAGAAGATGGAGAAAATCCAGTATGCGTGTTATTATTACGTATGTTGTATATTTGTATTCATCATCAGTTGGAGTGGAGACTGTAATGTCTTTGACTTTTAATAGTATATATCTCCAAGTGATACTGTTTGACTTTATTTACTTAGCCACGAAACATGCAAAGATTATTGCATTTTTGGTGTATTTACGGGAATATTAGAGCTGGTTGAATAGGATGGACCAAAATTACTTTTGAGTgtataattgaataattataatAGAAAGAAACATTTACTTTCATATACAGgccattttatttttaacaacaTTGTGAGCTCGTTTataatttctctcttctttaaGTCACAGGTAGCAATTGTGGATTCTTCAAATCTGAACAAAAACACACACACGGGTGGGGTTTTTAAAAGAgtaaaattaagtgaaaagtaaaaaattataattataccTTTTACAAAAATATGCATTGTATAGGATATCTTTAATGTTTTAATGttttttctattataaattttttttattctttattgaaaaaatattctTCACTATAATATTACCTCGTGATTTCTACTCGATGCATTTAGGTAACTTACGGGGCCATGAAGGGTTTCTGTTCTGTTTAGTCTGAATCCTAGGTAGTCTAATCACATGACAAAAAATACAATCAGTGAATCATGAGCTGTGGTTAAACTTGCTCCTAGTTGGTTATTGCGTTTGACGATAGATATTTCAAGTATtgacaaaagaaaaaacaaagtGTGGTTATGCTCGTCCAATTGTAGTCAACAttttttttatggtattttCTAATTCGATAGACAAAAACCTAACTCGTTGTaaatttgagttttatttaaaaatctGTCATTAACTAATGGGTTATTGCATATATAAAGCAAGATTCAAATTTTTGAGACTTGTTTAAGCAAACGAATGAGCTGATTACTCGATTAACCTAAGTTTGTTTCATAGTCACCCTATTTGACCACGATTGATCTGTTCATTGAATTAAAAGCCCAAAAAAAAGGAGATTGGGAGAATAATGAAGATAACGGAATAAACAGTGCAATTAAAGTGGGATTTTTGGCAGAGTCCAAAAAACATTTTGACCGAAGGATACAAAATGCTTTGGTCAATTAGAAAAATCCTTAAAATGATGCTACTCCCTATAGGTAGAGTGTAGACACCATTAACAGATTTCATAGAAAAATCACCTATATCATCCTATGGTACCCATATGATAAATTGCGCCTACATGGTAGAGAGGTAGAGTTGATTTATTTCAAGACCATTTCAAATAGGAAACTcgtcttatttttatttatggtTTAGTTGccataaaaaataactttatgTCATCTTTTTGATGAGCGGGAAATAGAAGCTTACAGATAGTGATAAGTATACCAATTGCACAAATAATATCACGGTGAATAGATATCGTTTTCACGAGAATTAACAGATTGAACACGTAAATATTGAATTAAACTACTAATTAGATCAATAAAACATGAAATTGATGAATGTTGGAACTTACTGGAAACTTGAAAGGCTTGAATGTTAGATTGCTTGAGGCAGTGTACGTGTGAGTGATTGAAAGAGAATATATATGACGGAGAAGTTAAAAGTTTTAGAGATGTTTAAGTCCTTAGAAAAATCAAACTTTGTTTTCTCTATTCTAAAGCAAGCAAAGATCATTTCACGACGAATCCTAATTAACCGATTTCCAATGTTTTGGATTCTCGATTTCTCTTCAATTAATCAACTGCCAATGTTATGGTCAATcgattaattaaaaaagatgtTAAGTGCGAAAACCGATTCAATTCCTCATAAGATTCAAAAGTAGTCCTCAAGTCAGaatatatgtcacatatccaaaCTAGTCCTGTCCAATTGAATCTTATGAGAAAACACAATTTTCAAGAATTGTCCTAATCCAAATTATAAGTCACATATTCAAAATTAGGGTAATAAAaaatcatgtattgtgtcacaCACTTTAAAAACCACTATGTCTAGTCGATGTAGAAAGCCATGTGAAATAATTTTCAAGGATAATTCGAATATCAGTGCTGTCGAATTAGTAAATGAATTCAAAACGGGATTAGCATGTCTGTTAACACTACTAATTGTTTTGGGTATGCCAGTTGCTATCTTGGGTGTGGCACCCATGCATCCCGATGCTAATTTCTGAGTCGAAAAGATGAGGGTCATTCGCGGCCCAAAGTGAATGTCCACTATAGATATATACATATCGTTTTGAATCTCTGAATTTTATCTTTCCAACACCACTAAAATTGCCTCATTTAGACCTTTctaactcaagttatgatcactACTTAAATGTGAAGAGGTCAGAATTGACAGCATTATAATTTGCTCTTAGGGGGTTGATTTTCTTCATGTGTGGCACGCTTTGTTTGGTGTGTGGCACATTGGCTTTCTTCAACTAGGGCGTGGCACGCCCTATTCCTAGTGTGGCACGCCTCTGCTTCTTGCTTCAGGGTGTGGCACGCTTGGTCTTGCTCTTCAGGGTGTGATGGAAGGCACAAGTACCGGTTAGGAATTTCACACACAATGATTCCGTTGGTAGTATATTTCCCAACCGATGACCAATCCTcgaatcaaattttaaaaagggattTGATTATCACAAATTCAACCACAATACAAgtttaaccgaagtattcaaacctcgggtcgtctcacgaAGAATGGGCAAATATGTGCATTAACATTTGTTAAAAATCCGGGGTTGGAAGTCATAACACAAAATTAAATTACTAAACTTATCATGCAaggaaacttaaaatgcaaggaaCGAAATCAAGTAACCAAATCAAGAGATCATATAATCTACTTCTACCTTAGAATTAAGCAATGAACTAAGCTAGAATTAAACAAGTGAGATTTTGGGTTttcaaatatgaataataaaaagaacTCTTGGCTAAGCATGGGAATTGAGGTCTCCATCCTTGTCTACAACCATAATTTGCTAATTATGAGGAACCAAACTCACTAAGTCTACCTCCAAGAACCTTAAGTACGTAACATTTACTCCTAGGTTTGAGGTACGTCAAGTGGCTTGATCAATTTCAACCCATAAGTCCCAACCAATCTACTAATTAGATTAGTAGTGGGTTGGTGTCAATGAGTGTCAACTTGACCACTAAGGGTTCTCCAATCAACAATCCAATGAGACctaatgactcaaggtcacccaATTCTCATAGCTTAGGCCAAGAGTAAAGAgaactactccataatcaaaggaaacatttcatcaaacacatgaAATGCACTAACAAAAGACATGTTCAAATTGCAATTAAATTGGAAATTATGAGGATCCACTAACAactattggtgcacgaaattgtgatcactacttttacacaaaacaatccccggtaatggctccaaagacttggtgcacaataccatggcataagcacaacttcgcacaactaaccagcaagtgcactgggtcgtccaagtaataaaccttacgcgagtaagggtcgatcccacggagattggtggtatgaagcaagctatggtcaccttgtaaatctcagtcaggcagactcaaatgggtatagtgatgaacgaaaatagcataaaagataaagatagagatacttatgtatatcattggtgtaagagcttcagacaagtgtatggagatgccttcccttccgtctctctgctttcctactgtcttcatccaatccttcttactcctttccatggcaagctcgtgtagggtttcactgttgtcagcagctacctcccatcctctcagtgaaaatacgtccctgatgctctgtcacagcataggctaatcatctgtcggttctcggtcaggcgcggaatagaatccagtgattcttttgcgtctgtcactaacgccccgcctttcggagtttgaagcatatcacagtcattcaatcattgaatcctactcagaataccacagacaaggttagaccttccggattctcttgaatgccgccatcagttctcgcctataccacgaagattccggttaaagaatccaagagatattcactaagcctcatatgcttatagaacaagaatggttgtcagtcaccttgttcatgagtgagaatgatgatgagtgtcaatcatcaccttcatcaagttgaagaacaagtgatatcttggacaaagaacaagcggaattgaatagaagaacaatagtaattgcattaatactcgaggtacagcagagctccacaccttaatctatggtgtgtagaaactccaccgttgaaaatacataagaacaaggtctaggcatggccgtgaggccagcctcccaatgatctaagaactagatgtccaaagatgaaaatacaatagtaaaaggtcctatatatagaaaactagtagcctagggtgtacagagatgagtaaatgacatagaaatccacttccgggcccacttggtgtgtgcttgggctgagcaatgaagcattttcgtgtagagactctccttggagttaaacgccagcttttatgccagtttgggcgtttaactcccatttaggtgccagttccggcgtttaacgctggaatttctgtagatgactttgaacgccggtttgggccatcaaattttgggcaaagtatgaactattatatattgctggaaagcccaggatgtctactttccaacgccgttgagagcgcgccaattgggcttctgtagctccagaaaatccacttcgagtgcagggaggtcagaatccaacagcatctgcagtccttttgagtctctggatcagatttttgctcagatccctcaatttcagccagaaaatacctgaaatcacagaaaaacatacaaactcatagtaaagtccagaaaagtgaattttaattaaaaactaataaaaatataataaaaactaactaaaagatactaaaaacatactaaaaacaatgccaaaaagcgtacaaattatccgctcatcaactatcTATAAAGAACAACTCAAataacactaatgatcatagaAACATCAATGTACTCATAGAATTCAAGATCCATAACATTCATGAAATGGGTAGAAAATTGGAAAATGACAAGATAAcataattcaacacaagatcTAAGTGAAATTATACTAGAGAATTCAAATTAAGTAATTATAACTAGCAATTAACAAAATCCAATCTAGAAATTCAACAATGGGAGATCAAATTCAAACTAGATCTAGAGAGGAAtaagagtttctctctctaggagaacaagaacaaaaaattaGCAAAAATTGTGTCTAAGTGTGTAATGAGTAATCCCCCCTTTTCCCCTACAATCCTTGGGTCTTTTTCCTTCAGAGCCAGCTTGGAATTGGGCCTAGAGTGCCTCAGAAATCATCAGCCACGATttctttaatgaggtcacgtgctgGGCGCCACGTGTATGTGCCaagtacgcgtgcgcgccgatgagcatctcaatccacgcgtacgcgcaaggtgcgcgtgCACGTCAGTGCGGTTTTTTTCTATGCGCGTGAAAGCGTCAGTTGTGTGCGCCGACTTTCCAGCAGCACGCATCCACACGTGCGCGCaaggcacgcgtgcgcgtcgatgcttAAGCTCCAAAGCTCCAATGCTCCATGTTTCCTCACTTGTGCATGCTTCCCTTCCATCTTATAGACTAATCTTGCCCTATAAAccctaaaatcacttaacaaacgcATCACGGCACCGAATGGCAATAGAAGGGATTAAAATATAGCATTTTTGGCGTCAAGTatgcatgttttcaatcatgagGCAAAATAAGGAAGGAAacacaaaaccatgcatttTATGTGGATAAATGCAGAAAGTACTGACAAAATCCTCTcaaatcaacacaagataaaccacaaaattggggtttatcagggTGTGGCACACCTTGTTCTATGCGTGGCACGCTCCCTGTTTCTTCTCTCTAGGGCATGGGATGTAACACCCTTATTATCAAAATGTCACGCTTCTGGTTGTACCACTCTGATAGTGAGAATGTTACGACGACTTccatatatatttaataagaTATGAGCCTTTAACTCGAAACCGTATCGCTGTTTTCTTTGAAAAACTGAAAATactttttctttcaatcaaaGAAGCATATATAACCCAATTCAAATCACAATccgcatatatatatatacacacacacacaaaattTCTTATACAAGTAACTTAaaaatatacatacatacatatcaTTACAACTCCTATCCCTTTTACAAACGTAATAATAAAGGCGAGGAAAAACTACAATTGTATATACAATAATATAGAATACAATCAGATTCTCAAAAGACACTCCTTAAACTCTTCATCCGTCCTGAAAAGAAAAATCTGTAAGGGTGAGAACATCGTCCTCATTGTTTCTCAGTAGAACATTTTTAAGAATTTTCATAAGatgatattaaaataaaattatttttcgaTTGCAGTGGTCATCGCTCATCTTATgaatctttttaaaaaccaaCTATTTATCACCCAAAAACCAAACCATTTCGAAAGCATTAgttaattatccaaaaattCAAAGTTCACTTCTTTAGTTAAAAGAACTTCAAATCATAATCAATATCTCATAACATAATGAATTACAGCCTCCCAACCTAACATATAATCAAATCTCGATGCGGCCTCCGGCTCAAATCAAATCAAGTTGGCCTCCAGCCGAAATCAAGTCAAAACACGGCCTCCGACCCAACTCAAGTAAAAATACGGCCACCGGCctaactcaaatcaaatcatggCCCCCGACCCAAATCAAATCTCAGtctcaaaatataatcaattaCTGGCATCAAACGGTACAAGGCAAATACAATCAGAGAATAATTACAGCCAGTACCACATCAGAATCAACCCTCAGCGTCACTAATACCAGCATAAGATATCTCTCAGTTCTTCAAACACAATCAAAACAATACAAGAAATACACAAATAGAGAGAACAGTTACAACAATTAGTTCAATTAGCATATAGGTACAATTATACAAATAGGCAAGCCAATACAAGATGTACACCCAAACAATACATACAAATGcaaatgatgcatgtctgtcctatggctaatgagtctcatctgtcggttatatagccaacctgACATGTCCAGTAGTGAACCCTGGACAGTCCCATCGTGAATCTACCAAGAGGAATTCACATCTCTTTGAGGAATTATTTGGAAAGGTCTAAGTGTTCAGCTACATCTTGTGACGAATGGTCAACATTCCAACTGGGAGCAAGCGGGACAAAACCACAATCCTTGTGTCTACCCAGAAGCTCAAATATCAACTGGGAGCAAGTAGAACAAAACCACAATCCTTGTGTCTATTCCAGGATCTCAAACTATAATCCGGAGCAAGTGAAATTACACCACTATATCTACCCAGGTAATTATACTTCACCACATACTGGAGCAAGCAGAATCACTCCACTGCATCTACTCAGGCAGGTACATCGTAATCAAACTTCATTCTCGAGTTCAATAATTTTTTCAAAGACGCAAAATCATCTTTCTTCaccaatcaaattcaaatactATAAATTCACCAAAAACTTCTGAAAATGGGATTCTTCAATCAAACTCAAGACATAATTCTTTTCATTTGAAATCAAGCTCAAAACAAAATCATTTTCTTAAAGaatcaaaataaaaacaaaatccttttcttaataaaaCAAACTCAAAATAAAACCCTTTTCATAATAAATCGAAACCATATAACATGATTCTTAaatcaaattttcttttaaataacgCTTCAAATAAAGTCTCAtagtttttataaaaatttcgacaatatctcctctaaaattcggGCTTTGCCACCCTCCAAGGGTCCCAAAACCAAACCATTTTCAATCCTCAAAATCATTTACGATAAATCAAACAAAACCAATTCCGATATCTCAAATCATTTCCAATTCTCAAAATCATTTTCGAGAAATCATTCTCTCAATAACTCCAATTCAACTCaagaaaatcaacaaaaacCCATAATTCGAACAACCAGTCTAATAAATCACAATAATTCAACCTCAATTATCAATACGCGATCAAACACTCAATAATCATTGTATCACAATTCAGAAATCAACTTAACCAATCAATAAATCAATCATTTATCTAAATTAAGTCATTCAATCCATAAAACTCACATAAtcactaaaaatatattattcgCATCAATATCGATTTATAACAAttcttgaaaataaaataagtttaaGGAAAGCTCCCCTACCTCGTTCGTGACATAACTACACGACAAATTGCGTTTTTATTCTTATCTCGCAGCAGCGGCATCAATACCGACCATCCTCGTAGTAGCCATAGCCTCTAGACATAGCAGGCAAGAACTGTAGCTCAACCCTGAGACATTAACATTACGTAAAACTCAATAATCTATAACAGAATAATGACAAAGAGGGGTTTTCAGAGCAAAAGCAACTTACTGCATAACAAAGAACTAAGAGCAGCGTAATCGCAGGGCAATCGCAGCACTGGCGGCCCTCACTGGCAAGAACAGAACAGGCGTGAACACAACACCACTTAGGACAGAGCTGGCACAAGGGATATCCACCAAACCAGAACCAAACGGTAGGAAGAGAAGCTTACAGCGGTTATGCCAGCGGCATCTGCGGCAGAAATGGAGGCAGCAGCAACGGCATCTCTGCGACGGTGATGGCAACAAGCTCCCCCTCCATACGCGACCTTCTCTCTCATATGCGTCTCTCTCTCGGTGGCTTAACGGCGACGAGACTGGTTGCCCTGGAGACAGCAATGCGATGGCTCCACGGCAGGTTAGCAGCGACGGCAATTCCTCCCACTCACCTCCATcgcatctctctctctctgtttcGTGCGATGGCGGTGACTATGAGCTCGATGACAGCGCACGATGACAGTGATGCAACAGCCGTGATAAGTTGGACCCTGGCTAGGCGGCAGCGATCTTTGAGCCCCCTCTCTTTCTCCTCAATGTCGCACACCTCCCTCACTCTGTGGACTCCCTTTTCCCGGAAACACAGCGGCGACAACGGGTGGCACCAAGCCGGTGATGCTCTTCCTCCCTCCTCCTTCCTTTCTCTCATTCGTTCTCTCTTCCTTAACAATTTGTTTGGATGAGATGAAtttggaaagaaagaaaatgagggagaagaaaacgg
This sequence is a window from Arachis stenosperma cultivar V10309 chromosome 10, arast.V10309.gnm1.PFL2, whole genome shotgun sequence. Protein-coding genes within it:
- the LOC130954581 gene encoding cold-regulated protein 27-like encodes the protein MDPVLRENFSPPVSSDPEPLPRSCATELTRYTSASPSSAITVDNCASKDSSRNFCAGAAAAADAAPFPDILAEWTDKQHRQYLNSLEASFVNELHRSMRSRGWCLQNNTDQACKPRTIQNSHDMPRQSLALHDICRKKISFEKISTMLESTADSHVLAGSQNGLTPVDRGCSLRETNTYDHVLLCDDGVHAGKCSSFSNRAQRRLEQQYSCCSSHPDLVASTAEVTDQNFNGEVARSSCMPVAKKAKTDAAEASSNDQVVPFGIIHTLDASIDSDSASRNKGRELLSKLPESLHFSKSDLHHFLRGS